In a genomic window of Glycine max cultivar Williams 82 chromosome 13, Glycine_max_v4.0, whole genome shotgun sequence:
- the LOC100820562 gene encoding uncharacterized protein: MLDPRRDQPTISFPLSNEIGHITHGYDTWGATNTDFMASKKRPKNYKICHSYNNDMEVQLGTGSKVDDDESGICSPPLWTTSPPKSPHQCKNHYRCLSPASKTQAIARGQRELMEMVKSMPESSYELSLKDLVEHPRVEVAQEKGAEERKNLGDKNVDSRKKVDMNIKKGQVKRSGNIDSGGFYLKMVFPISLGSKKKTKNESLVNSGSNKVSPRTSVSDHGSKSLDKEWWKKKSLSGSGGESDSGVSSINSGSMKSSGSNNSSSSSRSNSRHEVNVSSCWPFIRRPESLSPN; encoded by the exons atgcttgatCCACGAAGAGACCAACCCACAATTTCTTTTCCATTGTCCAATGAAATAGGACACATAACTCATGGTTATGACACATGGGGTGCCACAAATACTGATTTTATGGCATCAAAGAAACggccaaaaaattataaaatttgccACAGCTACAATAACGACATGGAAGTGCAATTGGGAACAGGATCAAAGGTGGATGATGATGAATCTGGTATTTGTTCACCTCCTCTTTGGACTACAAGCCCACCAAAGAGTCCTCATCAGTGCAAAAACCACTATAGGTGCCTTTCTCCTGCGTCCAAGACTCAAGCTATTGCAAGAGGCCAAAGGGAACTCATGGAAATGGTTAAGAGCATGCCTGAGTCAAGCTACGAGCTTTCTCTCAAAGATCTTGTGGAACACCCTAGAGTTGAAGTTGCACAAGAGAAAGGAGCAGAGGAGAGGAAAAACTTGGGTGACAAAAATGTGGATAGTAGAAAAAAGGTTGATATGAATATTAAGAAGGGTCAAGTGAAGAGAAGTGGGAACATTGATAGTGGAGGGTTTTATCTCAAAATGGTCTTTCCAATTTCTTTGGGATCTAAGAAGAAGACTAAAAATGAGTCCTTAGTGAATAGTGGTTCTAACAAGGTGTCTCCTAGAACTTCGGTTTCTGATCATGGATCTAAGAGCCTTGATAAGGAGTGGTGGAAGAAGAAGAGCCTTTCTGGTTCTGGTGGAGAGAGTGATAGTGGTGTGTCGAGCATTAATAGTGGAAGCATGAAAAGTTCTGGTAGCAACAACAGTAGTAGCAGTAGCAGAAGTAATAGCAG GCATGAAGTGAATGTTAGTAGTTGCTGGCCTTTCATACGAAGACCCGAAAGCTTATCACCAAATTAG